The sequence GGAGCGCGGGATGACGCTGGAGCAGATCCAGGCCGCCCGGCCCCTGCGCGCCCAGGCGCAGCAGTGGGGTCAGGACCAGGCGGCCGAGGAGTCCTTCGTGGCCACCATCCACCACGGGCTGGGAGGCCGGTAGGGGAGGGGTATTCCCGCGGGCTCGAGCAGGGTTTGACATCAAGGCATCATTGTCTGATGCTGTGATGCATGAGGACCACCCTGACGCTGGACCCCGACGTCGTGCAGGCCCTCGAACGGGTCCAGCAGGAGGACGGCAGCTCCTTCAAGCAGGCGGTCAACACGCTGATCCGGATGGGCGTGGCGGCCCGAGCCCGTGCTCCCGAGCGGAACGCACCGGTTTCCACCGACCCGGTGGACCTGGGACCGTGTCTCATCGGGTCCCTCGACGACATCGCCGAGGCGTTGGCGCTGGCGGAGGGGGAGCGCTTCCGGTCGTGATCCTCGTCGACGCGAACCTGCTCGTCTACGCCAAGGTGGCCGGGATGGCCGAGCACGAGCCCGCCCGCACCTGGTTGGACGAACGGCTGAACGGCCCCCTGGCCGTGGGCCTTCCCTGGAGTTCGCTGCTGGCGTTCGCGCGCCTGGTCTCGAACCCGCGCGTCTTCAGCCGGCCGCTCTCCACCGCTCAGGCATGGGAGCAGGTGGAGGCGTGGCGCCGCAGCCCCGTGGTCTACACGCCCGATCCGACCGAGCGCCATGCCGGCATCCTGGCGGAGCTCATCCCGCACACGGCCGGGCGCGCCAATCTGGTCCCGGACGCCCATCTCGCGGCGCTGGCCATCGAGTACGGGCTGACGCTCTGCAGCACCGACGGGGACTTCGCGCGGTTTCCGGGGCTTTCCTGGATCAACCCGCTGCACGCGGCGTAGGGAACGGCCCGGACGTTCGCTCGTATGGACACCCAGGTGTGCGCGCGCCCTGCGTCGCGCCGCACCCGGGCGCCACGACCCCCCTCGAGGCCGCTCCGCATCCCTGACCCGCTGGCGCCGATCCGGTGCGCGGGATCGTCCTGCTGCCGGAGATCGCACATGGGCTTCGACCGCCGACAGTGGCTGCGTACGACCAGCGCCGCGGCCGCCGCGCTCTACCTGGATCCCTTCCGTCTGGACGCGGCGCAGGGGTCCCGGACGTTCGCACTCCAGGCCGCCGCACAGCGCACCCGCGCCATCCCCTCCAGCGGGGAGGAGCTGCCGGTGGTGGGCCTCGGCAGCGCGCGGACGTTCAGCGTGCGTCCGGGAAGCCCGGAGGTGGATGCGTTGCGCGAGGTGCTGCGGCTCTTCCATGCGCAGGGCGGACGGGTCTTCGACACGGCGCCGACCTACGGGGGAGCGGAGGACGTGTCCGGGATGCTCGCGCGCGAGCTCGGCATCCACCGCGAGCTGTTCCTGGCGACAAAGATCTCGACCGGCGGGGGTCGACAGTCGGCCGCCGCACAGGAGCGTGGCTCACGGGAGGTGTGGGACCGCGAGGTCATCGATCTGAACCAGGTGCACAACCTCCGCAACGTGGAGGAGCACCTGCCCTACCTGCGCGAGGCCAAGGAGGCGGGACGGGTGCGCTACATCGGGGTCACCACGTCCCGGATCCCGCAGCACGACGCCACCGAAGCGGTGCTCCGCCGGGAGCCGATGGACTTCGTGCAGCTCAACTACTCGCTGGGCGAGCGACAGGCGGCCGAGCGGCTGCTGCCGTTGGCCCAGGACCGCGGCCTGGCGGTGATCGTGAACGAGCCCTTCAACGCCGGCAACGTGTTCCGCGCCGTGCGCGGCCGCTCCGTGCCGGAATGGGCCGCCGAGTTCGACTGCGCGAGCTGGGGCCAGTTCTTCCTCAAGTACGTCCTGGCCCATCCCGCGATCACCGTGGTCATCCCCGCCACGTCCGACCCTGAACACCTGACGGACAACATGGGCGCCGGATTGGGCGCGCTGCCCGATGAGGCACAGCGCCGACGGATGGAGGCGTTCTTCGACGGGTTGTAGGGCGGGACCCGGCGTCGTTCAGTAGGCCACTCCCGCCACGTCCGTGCGGGTGAAATCCCCACCCTTGAAGAGCAGCGGTTCGCCGCTGGCCACGCTCGCGGCGTAGGCGAAGCAGTCGCCGTAGTTCAGCCCGGCCACGTCTCGACCTTTGCCGAAGCGCCGATACGCACGTCGGGCCAGTTCGGCATGCTCGGCGGTCACGTCCACGGTCACGGCCGCCATCACGTTCAGCCAGTGATCGAACGCCCACACGCCCGCTTCCCCCAATGGGGTCTCGAGGACGGTGGAAGCTTCCACCACCGTCGCCGCCGAGATCAGGCGGACGGGGTCGGTTTCGACGGCCGCTTCCATGCGGGCCGCCTCCGGCTCCCCCAGCAGCATGCAGGTGACGACGGACGTGTCCAGCACCATCTCAGTCCGGGAGGCCGCTGGTGTCATAGCGAAGGATCTCGTCCGCCGAGCGCGTGTCCCGCACGGGAAGCTCGGCCACCCGCTCCCGGACCATGCGCAACTCGTCCCGCAACGCAGGCTGGGCGTAGCGGCTCACCCGCCGCAGCCGCTCCTCCAGGGCGCGCCGGATCGCTTCCGTGAGCGACTCGCCCGTGCGATGGGCAAGCTCGCGCGCGAGGCGGTCGGTTTCCGGGTCCTTGATGCTGATGGCCATGATAGGTGGGGGCCGCCAGGGGAGCTGGATACAGGTTCGATACGATCGACTCGATTCTAGAAAGGGCCGCTCATCGACACCCTTCCCACGCTGACCCGCACCTCTTCGGCCGGCGCCTAGCCCTTCCACACCTCCCCACACAGCCGCAACCAGTTCGCTCCGATCACCTTCTCGATGACGCGGTCTGGATGGCCGCGAGAGGACATCCGGTCGGCGATCCGCTCCATGC is a genomic window of Gemmatimonadota bacterium containing:
- a CDS encoding aldo/keto reductase, producing the protein MGFDRRQWLRTTSAAAAALYLDPFRLDAAQGSRTFALQAAAQRTRAIPSSGEELPVVGLGSARTFSVRPGSPEVDALREVLRLFHAQGGRVFDTAPTYGGAEDVSGMLARELGIHRELFLATKISTGGGRQSAAAQERGSREVWDREVIDLNQVHNLRNVEEHLPYLREAKEAGRVRYIGVTTSRIPQHDATEAVLRREPMDFVQLNYSLGERQAAERLLPLAQDRGLAVIVNEPFNAGNVFRAVRGRSVPEWAAEFDCASWGQFFLKYVLAHPAITVVIPATSDPEHLTDNMGAGLGALPDEAQRRRMEAFFDGL
- a CDS encoding type II toxin-antitoxin system VapC family toxin, which gives rise to MVLDTSVVTCMLLGEPEAARMEAAVETDPVRLISAATVVEASTVLETPLGEAGVWAFDHWLNVMAAVTVDVTAEHAELARRAYRRFGKGRDVAGLNYGDCFAYAASVASGEPLLFKGGDFTRTDVAGVAY
- a CDS encoding antitoxin, which encodes MRTTLTLDPDVVQALERVQQEDGSSFKQAVNTLIRMGVAARARAPERNAPVSTDPVDLGPCLIGSLDDIAEALALAEGERFRS
- a CDS encoding type II toxin-antitoxin system VapC family toxin encodes the protein MILVDANLLVYAKVAGMAEHEPARTWLDERLNGPLAVGLPWSSLLAFARLVSNPRVFSRPLSTAQAWEQVEAWRRSPVVYTPDPTERHAGILAELIPHTAGRANLVPDAHLAALAIEYGLTLCSTDGDFARFPGLSWINPLHAA
- a CDS encoding type II toxin-antitoxin system VapB family antitoxin, translating into MAISIKDPETDRLARELAHRTGESLTEAIRRALEERLRRVSRYAQPALRDELRMVRERVAELPVRDTRSADEILRYDTSGLPD